CACTAGGAAATGTATCTTTTTCGATCACGAGACTGTGATATCTACCTACAATGAAAGGGCTGAAACCAACcagatttgttttattacaCATTTTTACAGACTTATGATTAACTATATTAgacaacacacaaaaaaaattgattttgattcatacTTTGATAATCCAGAGAACAagccttcttctcctttctcatcATAGTGAACCATTGAGCTTTTCCCATGCATAACACCAAATGGTGACCGCACAATCTTTCCTAATCAATGTTCAAACAAAATTGCATTTAAGCTGTGGATGCATagaataaagaacaaaaccatGTTTGAACACTGATACGGGAAAATAAGATGTCTTGTTTATATGCAACTAACCTCCAAATGCTTCTCCTATACACTGCAAACCCATACATACTCCAAATAAAGGAACAAGTGGTCCGAGTTCCAAAACAGTTTGCAAGGAAATCCCAGAGTCTTGAGGGGTACCTatcaaattcaagaaaagtGTTATCCACTTCTCCAGCATATAATTATAGGAGAAATTTCAGAGGCCAAAATATTTACCAGGTCCAGGAGAAATCAACACTCCTCTTGGATTTTTTCTGCAAGAGGGAGAGAATGATAAAGGAATGAACATCAGTCGATTAGCCAGATTACGTTTTAAACAGAATGCATATAGTTTCTTCTTACCTTTTCAGCTCTTCTACTGTAAGTTCATCATTGCGGTAAACTTCAAAATGGCATTGTAGCTCTCCCATATACTGTAGAAATAGATAGcaattctcaaaattttgtttatactaAAGCAGAAGAAACCATATCAAGAGAACGATCACAATAAATAGTATGCACCTGACACTATTCTGCGTGGAGAACTAGAAGTAAGACATGATCAAATTGTATATTTGGTATCTATGTGCGTTAAGTCAGATATTCAGAGCAGCCAAAATCTCATGAGAAAGCGAGATATTTCAACTAGGAATAACAAATCTAAAGTCAAAAATAGCAACTCAGGAAATCGCCAATTCAAACTTTGAACATGATTAAAGATTCTACTTAAAAGACCAGACTTTAGGCAGCAAAGAAGTGATGTGTTAGCTTTTGCTGGATCAACAATTACTCCTTACAACGACAAACAAGCAACGAGGAGCTTTCGACAATAAGATTCGATGGCACGACATAGCAACGACTCTGATCACATTAACAACAGATGGTCAACATTACATAGTCTTATCTATTAGCAAGTCGAAAGTAGATTGGATTGTGAACTAATGAGATTCTAACATTCAATCACAATGCATATACTTGAATACATTTCTAACAAAATGCAAATTCAGCTGCTTTCACATCAAAAATCTAACGAGCCTAGTAAGATTTGAGATTGTGTTAGAAATGAAACCTGGCAGAGATTGTAAGTGAAGCTGTCGTAATTATCAATCACGATGATAGGACCATTCTGTTTAGAGGAATTGATAACAACGGAAGGTATCGAATTCGATTCTGCCATTTCAATAGAAGCTTCAGCAAATGTACATCTCTACGACTCTTCCCCAAAACTGAAAACTCCTATATCACAGAAGTATATTTGGGATCTAAGTGAGATATTCAGAGCAGCCAACAAGGAATAACCCAATCTAACAATAGCAACTCAGAAAATCAccaattttcaaactt
This sequence is a window from Arabidopsis thaliana chromosome 1 sequence. Protein-coding genes within it:
- a CDS encoding Glutamine amidotransferase type 1 family protein (Glutamine amidotransferase type 1 family protein; FUNCTIONS IN: catalytic activity, anthranilate synthase activity; INVOLVED IN: glutamine metabolic process, biosynthetic process, metabolic process; LOCATED IN: chloroplast; CONTAINS InterPro DOMAIN/s: Glutamine amidotransferase class-I, C-terminal (InterPro:IPR000991), Glutamine amidotransferase superfamily (InterPro:IPR011702), Anthranilate synthase, glutamine amidotransferase domain (InterPro:IPR006221), Carbamoyl phosphate synthase, GATase domain (InterPro:IPR001317), Glutamine amidotransferase type 1 (InterPro:IPR017926), Anthranilate synthase component II/delta crystallin (InterPro:IPR006220); BEST Arabidopsis thaliana protein match is: anthranilate synthase beta subunit 1 (TAIR:AT1G25220.2); Has 23448 Blast hits to 23448 proteins in 3320 species: Archae - 578; Bacteria - 15369; Metazoa - 560; Fungi - 661; Plants - 197; Viruses - 0; Other Eukaryotes - 6083 (source: NCBI BLink).); its protein translation is MAESNSIPSVVINSSKQNGPIIVIDNYDSFTYNLCQYKQNFENCYLFLQYMGELQCHFEVYRNDELTVEELKRKNPRGVLISPGPGTPQDSGISLQTVLELGPLVPLFGVCMGLQCIGEAFGGKIVRSPFGVMHGKSSMVHYDEKGEEGLFSGLSNPFIVGRYHSLVIEKDTFPSDELEVTAWTEDGLVMAARHRKYKHIQGVQFHPESIITTEGKTIVRNFIKIVEKKDSEKLT